In one window of Erinaceus europaeus chromosome 17, mEriEur2.1, whole genome shotgun sequence DNA:
- the LOC103117631 gene encoding NADH-cytochrome b5 reductase 2 isoform X2 — translation MNSRKKQRITLLDPETKYPLPLIEKEEINYNTRRFRFGLPSPHHVLGLPVGNYVHFMANIDGQLVTRAYTPVSSDDDHGFVDFIIKIYFRNVHPRYPEGGKMTQYLESMKIGDTILFRGPTGRLFYHGAGSLTVMPYKLSQPVKKLVHHLGMLAGGTGITPMLQLIRHITRNSRDNTTMSLIFANRTEEDILVRSELEEIARTHPKKFNLWYTLDKSPAGWTYSSGLMTADMIKEHLPAPGTLTLILVCGPPPLIHTVALPNLDKLGYTKDMIFIY, via the exons ATGAACTCAAGGAAGAAGCAGCGTATCACCTTACTCGACCCTGAAACCAAGTACCCACTACCCTTGATTGAGAAAGAG gaAATCAACTATAATACCAGGAGGTTCCGCTTTGGATTGCCATCACCACACCATGTTTTAGGGCTTCCTGTAG GTAACTATGTTCACTTCATGGCCAACATTGATGGTCAGTTGGTCACCAGGGCTTACACGCCTGTGTCCAGTGATGATGATCACGGCTTTGTGGATTTCATTATCAAG ATCTATTTCAGAAACGTCCATCCCAGATATCCAGAGGGGGGAAAGATGACTCAGTACTTGGAGAGCATGAAAATCGGGGACACCATCCTTTTTCGGGGGCCAACTGGGCGCCTATTCTatcatggtgcag GGAGTCTGACAGTCATGCCATACAAACTGAGCCAGCCTGTAAAGAAACTGGTCCACCACCTGGGAATGCTTGCTGGGGGCACAG GTATCACACCTATGCTGCAGCTCATTCGCCACATCACCAGGAATTCCAGAGACAACACCACGATGTCCCTCATCTTTGCCAACAGG ACAGAAGAGGATATCTTGGTGAGAAGTGAGCTTGAAGAAATTGCCAGAACTCACCCCAAAAAGTTTAACCTTTGGTACACCTTGGACAAGTCTCCTGCTG GTTGGACTTACAGCTCTGGCTTGATGACTGCCGACATGATCAAGGAGCACCTCCCTGCTCCCGGGACGTTGACGCTTATCCTGGTGTGTGGCCCACCACCACTGATCCACACAGTTGCTCTCCCGAACCTGGATAAACTAGGTTATACTAAGGACATGATCTTCATCTACTAA
- the LOC103117631 gene encoding NADH-cytochrome b5 reductase 2 isoform X1, with product MFGCFSLRDPALLLAVTVIGATLVFFALRTMNSRKKQRITLLDPETKYPLPLIEKEEINYNTRRFRFGLPSPHHVLGLPVGNYVHFMANIDGQLVTRAYTPVSSDDDHGFVDFIIKIYFRNVHPRYPEGGKMTQYLESMKIGDTILFRGPTGRLFYHGAGSLTVMPYKLSQPVKKLVHHLGMLAGGTGITPMLQLIRHITRNSRDNTTMSLIFANRTEEDILVRSELEEIARTHPKKFNLWYTLDKSPAGWTYSSGLMTADMIKEHLPAPGTLTLILVCGPPPLIHTVALPNLDKLGYTKDMIFIY from the exons ATGTTCGGCTGCTTCTCGCTCCGG GACCCTGCTCTGCTCCTTGCTGTCACCGTCATTGGGGCCACGCTGGTTTTCTTTGCCCTGAGGACCATGAACTCAAGGAAGAAGCAGCGTATCACCTTACTCGACCCTGAAACCAAGTACCCACTACCCTTGATTGAGAAAGAG gaAATCAACTATAATACCAGGAGGTTCCGCTTTGGATTGCCATCACCACACCATGTTTTAGGGCTTCCTGTAG GTAACTATGTTCACTTCATGGCCAACATTGATGGTCAGTTGGTCACCAGGGCTTACACGCCTGTGTCCAGTGATGATGATCACGGCTTTGTGGATTTCATTATCAAG ATCTATTTCAGAAACGTCCATCCCAGATATCCAGAGGGGGGAAAGATGACTCAGTACTTGGAGAGCATGAAAATCGGGGACACCATCCTTTTTCGGGGGCCAACTGGGCGCCTATTCTatcatggtgcag GGAGTCTGACAGTCATGCCATACAAACTGAGCCAGCCTGTAAAGAAACTGGTCCACCACCTGGGAATGCTTGCTGGGGGCACAG GTATCACACCTATGCTGCAGCTCATTCGCCACATCACCAGGAATTCCAGAGACAACACCACGATGTCCCTCATCTTTGCCAACAGG ACAGAAGAGGATATCTTGGTGAGAAGTGAGCTTGAAGAAATTGCCAGAACTCACCCCAAAAAGTTTAACCTTTGGTACACCTTGGACAAGTCTCCTGCTG GTTGGACTTACAGCTCTGGCTTGATGACTGCCGACATGATCAAGGAGCACCTCCCTGCTCCCGGGACGTTGACGCTTATCCTGGTGTGTGGCCCACCACCACTGATCCACACAGTTGCTCTCCCGAACCTGGATAAACTAGGTTATACTAAGGACATGATCTTCATCTACTAA